From the genome of bacterium BMS3Abin02, one region includes:
- the cysG gene encoding siroheme synthase has protein sequence MTVPHTRTQPTERSPAHYPLLLRLEGRSCVVVGGGNVAEGKVEGLVAAGGDVTVVSPELTERLLAWFEEGRIDWNPRPYQKGDLAGRFLAIAATEQRDVNEKVWQEAQEHSILLNAPDDPPHCNFILPAVHRQGDLVVAVSSGGRAPAFSVWLRDRIAQGIGPEYGAYLDLLGELRPQVADRFTDPTERRRAWQRLIDGETFEHVRRGDTGAAHRTALESIDTEEEL, from the coding sequence ATGACCGTCCCCCACACACGCACACAACCCACCGAGCGTTCCCCGGCGCACTACCCGCTGCTGCTCCGTCTGGAAGGTCGATCCTGCGTGGTCGTTGGAGGGGGAAACGTGGCCGAGGGCAAGGTCGAGGGTCTGGTCGCCGCCGGCGGCGACGTCACCGTGGTCAGCCCCGAGCTGACCGAACGCCTGCTCGCATGGTTCGAGGAGGGACGGATCGACTGGAACCCGAGGCCCTATCAGAAAGGTGACCTCGCCGGCCGCTTCCTCGCCATCGCTGCAACCGAACAACGGGATGTCAACGAAAAGGTCTGGCAGGAAGCCCAAGAGCACTCGATCCTGCTCAACGCCCCCGATGACCCGCCTCACTGCAACTTCATCCTCCCGGCGGTACATCGGCAGGGCGATCTTGTCGTCGCGGTCTCCTCCGGCGGCCGGGCTCCGGCGTTCTCCGTCTGGCTTCGGGACCGGATCGCTCAGGGCATCGGACCCGAGTACGGCGCCTACCTCGACCTCCTCGGCGAGCTCAGGCCGCAAGTGGCCGACCGTTTCACCGACCCCACGGAGCGACGAAGGGCTTGGCAGCGGCTGATCGATGGCGAGACCTTCGAACATGTGCGGCGTGGCGATACGGGAGCCGCCCATCGAACCGCTCTCGAATCGATCGACACCGAGGAGGAGCTGTGA
- the sir gene encoding sulfite reductase [ferredoxin]: protein MISIEHSLVEQIKAGSGFLRGTVVEELSDGNPSFSKENVVVLKFHGITEEDNRDVRADLVAGASPEVIFMVRAAIPGGVLTADQYLALDRLADQVGNGTLRLTTRQAIQFHHARKTDLATLIQTLNQHLVTTLGASGDAVRNVMSCPAPLPDRAGVGLGAFAEQIADQFRPRTRAYYDIWMNGERAVTAATTDEEPFYGRTYLPRKFKIGLAFPQDNCIDVYSQDVGIVAHVRSGNLEGFTLLVGGGLGRTHGRPETFPRLADPLCFVAPEDLFEVLEGIVGLQKDFGDRLDRKQARLKYLIDHWGVDIFKDALEQRLGRRLAAPLSLAWTDADDHLGAHRQDDDRWFIGVPIEGGRIADRGDALLRTGLRIVTERFRPGIRLTPGQNLLLTDLTNREGADVVSTLEDHGVLPVGRIPPVVLHSVACPALPTCPLAVTESERILPEVTRALQAELDALGIGEESIRVRMTGCPNGCARPHTAEIAFVGRRKGRYDVHVGGSALGTRLNVLLAENVAREDLIHLLSPILVAYRDDRFDGETFGDFCLRSGVGSGEAADRGERPPMPIPDPIDLGQHQPSPIHGATLP, encoded by the coding sequence ATGATCTCTATCGAGCATTCGCTGGTCGAACAGATCAAGGCCGGCAGCGGCTTTCTCCGGGGCACTGTCGTCGAGGAACTGAGTGACGGCAACCCTTCCTTCAGCAAAGAGAATGTCGTCGTGCTGAAGTTCCACGGGATCACCGAGGAGGACAATCGGGACGTCCGCGCCGACTTGGTGGCCGGGGCGAGCCCCGAGGTCATCTTCATGGTCAGGGCGGCAATCCCGGGAGGCGTGCTGACGGCCGACCAGTACCTGGCGTTGGACCGGCTGGCCGACCAGGTGGGCAACGGAACCCTTCGTCTCACGACTCGTCAGGCCATCCAGTTCCACCACGCACGCAAGACCGATCTCGCCACCCTGATTCAGACCTTGAACCAACATCTCGTCACCACCCTCGGCGCCAGCGGCGACGCCGTACGCAACGTGATGAGCTGCCCGGCACCGCTCCCCGATAGGGCAGGCGTAGGGCTGGGTGCCTTTGCCGAACAGATTGCCGATCAGTTCCGGCCACGAACCCGCGCCTACTACGACATCTGGATGAACGGCGAGCGGGCAGTCACCGCTGCCACTACCGACGAGGAGCCCTTCTACGGGAGGACCTATCTGCCCCGCAAGTTCAAGATCGGCCTGGCCTTTCCCCAAGACAACTGCATCGACGTCTACTCCCAGGATGTGGGCATCGTCGCCCATGTGCGGTCGGGGAATCTGGAAGGGTTCACGCTGCTCGTCGGAGGTGGTCTGGGTCGAACTCACGGCAGGCCCGAAACGTTCCCGCGGCTGGCCGATCCGCTCTGCTTTGTTGCTCCCGAGGACCTCTTCGAAGTGCTGGAAGGCATCGTCGGTCTCCAGAAGGACTTCGGTGACCGGTTGGACCGCAAACAAGCTCGGCTGAAATACCTGATCGACCACTGGGGAGTGGACATTTTCAAGGATGCTCTCGAACAGCGGCTCGGCCGACGTCTTGCCGCCCCACTGTCCCTGGCATGGACCGACGCCGATGACCATCTCGGCGCACACCGTCAGGACGACGACCGATGGTTCATCGGAGTGCCGATCGAAGGAGGGCGCATCGCCGATCGCGGCGATGCGTTGCTGCGCACCGGACTCCGTATCGTCACCGAGCGGTTCCGGCCCGGAATCCGGCTCACCCCCGGCCAGAACCTCCTTCTCACCGACCTCACGAATCGTGAGGGAGCAGATGTGGTGTCAACGCTGGAGGACCACGGCGTCCTTCCGGTCGGTCGGATACCCCCGGTCGTCCTCCACTCCGTGGCATGCCCCGCACTTCCCACCTGCCCTTTGGCCGTCACCGAGTCCGAACGCATTCTCCCAGAGGTCACACGGGCTCTCCAGGCCGAACTGGATGCACTCGGGATCGGCGAAGAAAGCATCCGAGTGCGCATGACCGGCTGCCCAAACGGGTGCGCTCGCCCCCACACCGCGGAGATTGCCTTTGTCGGCAGGCGGAAGGGCAGGTACGACGTCCACGTCGGTGGCAGCGCCCTCGGGACGCGCCTCAACGTCCTCTTGGCCGAGAACGTGGCCAGGGAGGACCTGATCCACCTGCTCTCACCGATCCTCGTGGCCTACCGAGACGACCGGTTCGACGGGGAGACCTTCGGTGATTTCTGTCTCCGCAGTGGCGTGGGAAGTGGTGAAGCAGCCGACCGAGGCGAGCGCCCCCCAATGCCTATACCCGACCCGATTGATCTCGGCCAGCACCAACCATCCCCGATCCACGGAGCGACCCTCCCATGA